A single genomic interval of Selenobaculum gibii harbors:
- a CDS encoding magnesium transporter MgtE N-terminal domain-containing protein produces the protein MEGNEKFYFSQFMGNKVYNSGGDFIGKVLDVAFEINSIYPKVVGLVCGKLDHIIPIDYIAFYNKGMIELNCKFYQVMPEENQDKMFLVGDRILDRQIIDLEGARLVRANDVILSFVRRHSEPHLFITAIDIGMRGFFRRMNLEFLVKRMQNKFLDWQYINLVDDCIKGLQVNYEKNLNRLKPEDLAQIIESLDYKRRFILIRQLNKKIMGLTMTILKPNVCIELLKQIEPLHAIFILREMPKEKVEYILSEYTELNRFFYEVNQIGVK, from the coding sequence ATGGAAGGAAATGAAAAATTCTACTTTAGTCAATTTATGGGGAATAAAGTTTATAATAGCGGTGGAGATTTTATTGGTAAAGTGTTAGATGTTGCTTTTGAAATAAATAGCATCTACCCAAAGGTAGTAGGGCTTGTCTGTGGAAAACTGGATCATATTATTCCTATAGACTACATTGCTTTTTATAATAAGGGCATGATTGAGCTGAATTGCAAATTTTATCAAGTTATGCCAGAGGAAAATCAAGATAAAATGTTTTTGGTGGGCGATCGGATTTTAGATCGACAGATTATTGATTTAGAAGGTGCTAGGCTGGTCAGAGCGAATGATGTTATTTTGTCATTTGTAAGGAGACATAGTGAACCGCATTTGTTTATTACAGCGATTGATATTGGCATGAGAGGGTTTTTTCGAAGAATGAATCTCGAATTTCTCGTTAAGCGTATGCAAAATAAGTTTTTAGATTGGCAGTATATTAATTTAGTGGATGATTGTATTAAAGGATTGCAGGTCAATTATGAAAAGAACTTAAATCGATTAAAGCCAGAAGACCTTGCTCAGATTATTGAATCTTTGGATTATAAGCGACGATTTATCTTGATAAGACAATTAAATAAAAAGATTATGGGATTAACGATGACCATTTTAAAGCCGAATGTATGCATTGAATTGTTAAAGCAAATAGAACCTTTACATGCTATTTTCATCTTACGAGAAATGCCAAAAGAAAAAGTAGAATATATTCTGAGTGAATACACTGAGTTAAACCGATTTTTTTATGAAGTAAATCAAATTGGCGTAAAATGA
- a CDS encoding Nramp family divalent metal transporter, with amino-acid sequence MSVTKYYKKMLLFLSVMGPGVVTAFADNDAGGIATYASVGAQYGYQLLFVLFISTISLGIFQEISARTGAVTGRGLAALIREYYGVRWTFLAIVILLFANIATTVSEFSGIASSFEVFSISKYVIVPFSAVLIWWIVLKYNYRSVEKVFFCLCFMFISYVITGVIVEPDWQAAGSALVMPDFSNNYEYILLAVGLVGTTITPWGQFYIQSSVVDKGIRAEKYRYLLVDVLVGTLLTGVIAFFIIIVTAAALYGQHFVIENVHDVAIALEPLAGSYAKTLFAFGLLGASMLAAVVLPLSTAYAICEAMGFEHGIDKTYREAPAFFILYTFLIVIGAGLVLMPGISLYKVMLAAQVINGVLLPPILIFMLLLVNNKELMGKYKNGRIYNYIAWMFTVFLVLLNLILLIAGLIQ; translated from the coding sequence ATGAGCGTAACGAAATATTATAAAAAAATGCTCCTATTTTTATCGGTAATGGGACCAGGCGTCGTTACTGCTTTTGCTGATAACGATGCTGGAGGAATTGCAACTTATGCATCTGTAGGGGCACAGTATGGCTACCAACTACTATTTGTATTATTTATAAGCACAATTTCTTTGGGAATCTTTCAAGAGATATCAGCACGTACGGGAGCGGTAACTGGACGCGGTCTTGCTGCATTAATCAGGGAATATTATGGTGTACGCTGGACTTTTCTGGCGATTGTTATTTTGCTATTTGCCAATATTGCAACGACAGTCTCTGAATTCTCTGGAATTGCCAGCAGTTTTGAAGTATTTTCAATTAGTAAATATGTGATTGTACCATTCAGCGCTGTTTTAATTTGGTGGATTGTACTCAAGTACAATTATCGCAGTGTTGAAAAAGTATTTTTTTGTTTGTGTTTCATGTTTATAAGCTATGTGATAACTGGTGTTATCGTTGAACCAGATTGGCAAGCGGCAGGCAGTGCACTTGTTATGCCAGACTTTTCGAATAACTACGAATATATTTTATTAGCAGTTGGATTGGTTGGAACGACGATTACCCCCTGGGGACAATTTTATATTCAATCTTCAGTAGTAGATAAAGGAATTCGAGCAGAAAAATATCGGTATCTTCTAGTGGATGTATTGGTCGGAACTTTACTCACCGGGGTTATTGCTTTTTTTATTATTATTGTAACGGCAGCAGCACTGTATGGACAGCATTTTGTCATTGAGAATGTACATGATGTTGCAATTGCTCTTGAACCCTTGGCAGGAAGTTATGCAAAGACTTTATTTGCGTTCGGTTTATTAGGCGCATCTATGTTAGCGGCTGTTGTTCTACCTTTAAGTACAGCGTATGCCATTTGTGAGGCTATGGGATTTGAACATGGTATTGATAAAACTTATCGTGAAGCACCGGCGTTTTTTATTTTATATACCTTCTTAATTGTGATTGGTGCAGGTCTTGTTTTGATGCCGGGAATATCTTTATATAAAGTCATGTTGGCTGCACAAGTCATCAACGGAGTGTTATTGCCACCAATTTTAATTTTTATGTTGCTATTAGTAAATAATAAAGAACTGATGGGCAAGTACAAAAATGGGCGAATTTATAACTATATTGCCTGGATGTTTACCGTGTTTTTGGTTTTATTAAATTTAATTCTTCTCATTGCAGGACTTATTCAATAA
- the thiM gene encoding hydroxyethylthiazole kinase, protein MVELLEEISQKLLWIRKNRPLIHQITNYVSANDCANATLALGASPVMAHDINEVEEMTSKASALVLNIGTLSVANIPAYLKAGITAKERGIPVVFDPVGVGATKQRTEVAKAILADVQPDIIRCNMTELNVLCHRKVAVKGVDSIASEAGRGELAREFAEKTNAVVAVTGKTDLVVDKKNMITIENGDEWLTRVTGTGCMTSALVASFAAAGNAFIGAVAGVLAMGICGELAKLRLTENEGIGTFRMRLIDEIFQLNCDIIKKYGKIS, encoded by the coding sequence GTGGTTGAGTTGTTAGAAGAGATTAGTCAAAAATTATTGTGGATACGTAAAAACCGCCCGTTAATTCATCAGATTACCAACTATGTCAGTGCAAATGATTGTGCAAATGCAACTCTTGCTTTGGGAGCATCACCAGTTATGGCGCACGATATAAATGAAGTGGAAGAAATGACGAGTAAAGCGAGCGCGCTTGTTTTAAATATAGGGACATTGAGCGTAGCAAATATTCCCGCGTATTTAAAGGCAGGAATAACGGCAAAAGAAAGAGGGATTCCTGTTGTTTTTGATCCGGTTGGCGTTGGTGCGACAAAGCAAAGAACTGAAGTTGCTAAAGCGATTTTAGCCGATGTTCAACCGGATATCATTCGCTGTAATATGACGGAATTAAATGTGCTTTGTCATAGAAAGGTAGCAGTGAAAGGTGTTGATTCCATTGCAAGTGAAGCTGGTCGTGGAGAGCTTGCGAGGGAATTTGCTGAAAAAACTAATGCAGTTGTTGCGGTAACCGGTAAAACAGATTTGGTTGTCGATAAGAAAAATATGATTACGATTGAAAATGGTGATGAATGGCTGACGAGAGTAACCGGGACAGGCTGTATGACCTCCGCGCTTGTTGCAAGTTTCGCGGCGGCGGGAAATGCTTTTATCGGAGCTGTGGCGGGAGTACTTGCCATGGGAATTTGTGGTGAACTTGCGAAGTTGCGTCTAACAGAGAATGAGGGGATTGGAACGTTTCGCATGCGATTAATTGATGAAATTTTTCAACTGAATTGTGATATAATAAAAAAATATGGGAAAATTTCTTAA